One genomic window of Brevundimonas vesicularis includes the following:
- a CDS encoding formimidoylglutamate deiminase — translation MTLQPQPVDRTLWFEAALLPSGWARDVRVGVAGGRIVSLEAGVARSPADEGGGVALPGVANVHSHAFQRAMAGLTEARGPSDDDFWTWRELMYRFLDRGGPEEIEAITALAFMQMLEGGFTRVAEFHYLHNDPSGAAYSDLAEIAARIVAAAQATGIALTLLPVFYAHAGFGGQPPAHGQRRFINDLDGFADLVARCCTLTADLPDAVVGVAPHSLRAVSPDELTAMPALAGDGPIHIHVAEQTKEVTDCLAWSGARPVEWLLANAPVDPRWCLIHSTHVTEAEWQGVVARDAVVGLCPITEANLGDGVFPAVDFTRAGGRFGIGTDSNVQIGVAEELRMLEYSQRLALRGRAVMADPERSTGRALFDRALAGGVQATGAASGLSVGASADIVSLDTSGVAFAGRSGDAVLDSWIFGAPTGSIRSVWRAGREVVKNGRHIARDGIEARYRKALSAVLG, via the coding sequence GTGACCCTTCAGCCGCAGCCCGTGGATCGCACCCTCTGGTTCGAGGCGGCTCTGTTGCCGAGCGGCTGGGCGCGCGATGTACGGGTCGGTGTAGCGGGCGGGCGGATTGTCAGTCTGGAAGCCGGCGTGGCGCGCAGCCCTGCGGACGAGGGGGGCGGCGTCGCCCTGCCGGGCGTCGCCAATGTCCACAGCCACGCCTTTCAGCGTGCTATGGCGGGCCTGACCGAAGCGCGCGGGCCTTCGGACGACGACTTCTGGACGTGGCGCGAGCTGATGTACCGCTTCCTGGATCGGGGCGGGCCGGAAGAGATCGAGGCCATCACCGCCCTGGCCTTCATGCAAATGCTGGAGGGCGGCTTCACCCGCGTCGCCGAGTTCCATTATCTGCACAACGACCCGTCCGGCGCGGCCTATTCGGACCTGGCCGAGATCGCCGCGCGGATCGTGGCGGCGGCGCAGGCGACGGGCATCGCCCTGACCCTGCTGCCGGTCTTCTACGCCCATGCCGGGTTCGGCGGTCAACCGCCGGCGCATGGACAGCGGCGCTTCATCAACGACCTGGACGGTTTCGCCGATCTGGTCGCGCGATGCTGCACCCTGACCGCCGATCTGCCCGACGCCGTGGTCGGGGTCGCCCCGCACAGTCTGCGCGCCGTCAGCCCGGATGAGCTGACGGCCATGCCTGCGCTGGCGGGCGATGGGCCGATCCATATCCATGTGGCGGAACAGACCAAGGAGGTCACGGACTGCCTGGCCTGGTCGGGCGCGCGGCCGGTCGAATGGCTCTTGGCCAATGCGCCGGTCGATCCGCGTTGGTGCCTGATCCACTCCACCCATGTGACCGAGGCCGAGTGGCAGGGCGTCGTGGCGCGCGACGCCGTGGTCGGTCTGTGCCCAATCACGGAGGCCAATCTGGGCGACGGCGTCTTCCCAGCGGTCGATTTCACGCGCGCCGGCGGGCGGTTCGGCATCGGGACCGATTCCAACGTGCAGATCGGCGTCGCAGAGGAACTGCGAATGCTGGAATACAGTCAACGGCTGGCGCTGCGCGGTCGCGCCGTCATGGCGGATCCTGAACGCTCGACGGGGCGCGCCTTGTTCGATCGCGCGCTGGCGGGCGGCGTTCAGGCGACGGGCGCGGCGTCGGGTCTGAGCGTCGGGGCGTCGGCGGACATCGTATCGCTGGATACAAGCGGCGTCGCCTTTGCGGGACGGTCGGGCGATGCGGTGTTGGACAGCTGGATCTTCGGCGCGCCGACGGGCTCGATCCGTTCGGTTTGGCGCGCGGGGCGGGAGGTCGTGAAAAACGGCCGCCATATCGCGCGGGACGGCATCGAGGCGCGCTATCGCAAGGCCCTGTCGGCGGTGTTGGGGTGA
- the hutC gene encoding histidine utilization repressor: MSLHRRIYADLEGLILSGELSPGDRIPFEHELTERYGCSRMTVSKAISELAGRGLVTRRRRAGTFVAQPKAHAAVLAIPDLRAEVIERGQAYGYVLLDRLEREPDGADEIELASGGLLLDLTCLHSADGAPLALEHRLIAVGAAPQAIDVDFHTVPPGSWLLDSAPWTEAENRISAIAADARSARLLELKPGAACLCVERRTWRDGQGVTRVWQIFPGDRYDLVARFSSAHSPVLAKEPRR; this comes from the coding sequence GTGAGCCTGCATCGCCGCATCTATGCCGATCTTGAGGGGCTTATCCTGTCTGGCGAGCTGTCGCCCGGCGACCGCATTCCGTTCGAGCATGAGCTGACCGAACGCTACGGCTGTTCACGCATGACGGTGTCCAAGGCCATTTCGGAACTGGCGGGGCGGGGGCTGGTGACGCGTCGGCGTCGCGCCGGCACCTTCGTCGCCCAGCCCAAGGCCCACGCCGCCGTCCTGGCTATTCCCGACCTGCGGGCCGAGGTGATCGAGCGCGGGCAGGCTTACGGCTATGTCCTGCTGGACCGGCTCGAACGCGAGCCGGACGGTGCGGACGAAATCGAACTGGCGTCGGGTGGTCTTCTGCTGGATCTGACCTGTCTGCACAGCGCCGACGGCGCGCCCCTGGCCTTGGAACACAGGCTCATCGCGGTCGGCGCGGCGCCTCAAGCTATAGACGTGGATTTTCATACGGTTCCGCCAGGAAGCTGGCTGCTGGACTCGGCGCCCTGGACTGAGGCTGAGAACCGCATTTCAGCGATTGCGGCGGACGCCCGCTCTGCACGCCTGCTGGAACTCAAGCCCGGCGCCGCCTGTCTGTGCGTCGAACGCCGGACATGGCGGGACGGGCAGGGGGTGACGCGGGTGTGGCAGATTTTCCCCGGCGACCGCTACGATCTGGTCGCGCGCTTCTCGTCCGCCCATTCACCCGTTTTGGCAAAGGAGCCTCGCCGATGA
- the hutI gene encoding imidazolonepropionase: MKADRLLIDCHVATMVEGPVPYGAIHDASVVVADDRIAWVGPRADLPAIEAAETQRLDGRWITPGLIDCHTHLVFSGDRSAEFEQRLGGATYEEIARAGGGIVSSVKATRAASEDELFASAMTRLAGLKATGVSTVEIKSGYGLDLETELKMLRVARRIGREGGVRVRTSYLGLHAVPPEYREDRAAYVDLAIDHILPAAHAEGLVDAVDAYCEPIAFSTAEVSRLFGKARALGLPVKLHADQLSNGGGAALAARYQALSADHIEHANEEGVAAMAAAGVVAVLLPGAFLMLRETQAPPIDLLRRHGVRMAVATDCNPGTSPVASMTAALNLACVQFRLTPEEALAAATREAARALGMLAEIGTLEAGKAADLAIWDISRPAELCYWLGKPLLNAAYRDSKHV; this comes from the coding sequence ATGAAGGCCGATCGTCTGCTGATCGATTGCCATGTCGCCACCATGGTTGAGGGACCGGTCCCTTATGGCGCCATCCATGACGCCTCCGTGGTCGTCGCCGATGACCGCATCGCCTGGGTGGGACCGCGCGCTGACCTGCCGGCCATAGAGGCGGCTGAAACCCAGCGGCTGGACGGCCGCTGGATCACGCCTGGCCTGATCGACTGCCACACCCACCTGGTGTTCAGCGGAGACCGTTCGGCCGAGTTTGAACAGCGGCTGGGCGGCGCGACCTATGAGGAGATCGCGCGAGCTGGCGGCGGCATCGTCTCGTCCGTGAAGGCCACGCGCGCCGCGTCGGAGGATGAGCTGTTCGCCTCCGCCATGACGCGGTTGGCGGGGCTGAAGGCCACCGGAGTCAGCACCGTCGAGATCAAGTCCGGCTATGGTCTCGACCTTGAGACGGAGCTGAAGATGCTGCGCGTCGCGCGCAGGATCGGGCGAGAGGGCGGCGTGCGTGTCCGTACCAGCTATCTGGGCCTGCATGCCGTGCCGCCCGAGTATCGTGAGGACAGGGCCGCCTATGTCGATTTGGCCATCGACCACATCCTGCCTGCCGCCCATGCCGAAGGTCTGGTCGATGCGGTCGACGCCTATTGTGAACCCATCGCCTTCTCGACCGCAGAAGTGTCGCGTCTTTTCGGCAAGGCGCGCGCGCTGGGGCTGCCGGTCAAGCTGCACGCCGACCAGTTGTCGAACGGCGGCGGTGCGGCCCTGGCGGCGCGATATCAGGCCCTGTCCGCTGATCATATCGAACATGCCAACGAAGAGGGCGTCGCCGCCATGGCCGCGGCCGGTGTGGTCGCCGTGCTGCTCCCCGGCGCCTTTCTGATGCTGCGCGAGACCCAGGCGCCGCCCATCGATCTACTGCGCCGCCACGGCGTGCGGATGGCCGTCGCCACCGACTGCAATCCTGGCACCTCGCCCGTCGCTTCGATGACCGCCGCGCTCAACCTCGCCTGTGTTCAGTTCCGCCTGACGCCGGAAGAGGCCTTGGCCGCCGCGACGCGAGAGGCGGCGCGGGCGCTTGGGATGCTGGCCGAGATTGGGACACTCGAAGC